In the Colias croceus chromosome 1, ilColCroc2.1 genome, AACCTGTACCCAAAAAAGGTAGTCGTGCTGAACCCACTAACTATCGGCCAATATCAATAACCTCCATACTCTCTAAGATTATGGAGCGTATATTGAATGAACAACTACTCGCACACCTAGAAGCCAACGACCTCCTCACGACCGCCTTTACGGTTTTCGCAAAAAGAGGTCGACTGGCGATCTTCTAGCGCACGCTACACACCAATGGGGCGAAGCCTTGGAGAATCATGGAGAGGCGTTGGCCGTCTCCCTAGACATCTCCAAAGCATTTGATAAGGTTTGGCATGCTAGTTTACTGAGCAAACTTCCAGCGTACGGTATTCCCAATATCCTTTGTGCTTGGATAGAAGATTTCCTGACGGAACGTACGATTCGTGTCATTATTGATGGCTGTTCATCAGATGAAATGACTATTAATGCCGGTGTTCCTCAGGGATCCGTCCTCTCTGCAACATTGTTTCTTCTGCACATAAACGACCTTCTTAAACCAAACATGTTCGGATATGCAGATGATACTACTGTTGTAGAGAGGTATCTATCCAATGCCCAAGCATCCCAAATCATTACCAAATCCGAGCGGCAGGCCATGGTTACGCGTATGAACTCAGCCTTACAGGATGTCGCTAGTTGGGGTGACGCTAATCTAGTTGAGTTTAACGCAAAAAAAACACAAGCGTGTTTTTTCACTGCCAAACGGACTTCCCTTCACCTGACTCCATATTTCTGCGGCGTACCGATTTCATTAAACAACAGCCTTGATCTACTTGGTGTATCGATTTCTGCAAATCTCAACTTCGGCCAATTCATCGAGTCCAAAGCCCAAGTAGCAGCCAAAAAACTTGGAATACTTGCTAAAGTGAGACATTACTTCACACCGGAACAGCTTCATGAACTTTATCAAGCCCAAGTTCGGTCGTGTGTGGAGTATTCTAGCCATCTCTGGGCGGGTTCCGCCAAAACTCACCTTGGAGCTTTGGACTCCATTGAAAGGCGAGCTTGCAGAATTATTGCCGATCCCTCATTGATTCGTAGTAAACTCCAAAGTCTGGATCACCGCCGGCAAGTTGCATGTCTGTCGGTCTTCTACAAAATACATTTCGGTGAATGTGCATACGAACTCCACCACCTCATTCCACCTTCTCCATTTTTTTATCGGACATCCAGGCGCGGAATGGAACTCCATCCCTTCACAGTCGATATACCGCACAAACGCACTCAGCGTTACGCGAACTCTTTTTTCATTCGAACTGCGAAGGAGTGGAATTCTCTTCCATCGTCGGTGTTCCCGGACCATTACAATCTGCAGCTCTTCAAGTCTAGAGTGAATAGGCTTCTTCTAGGCAGACGTGCTCCTACATAGATCGCATCACCGCTTTACATCAGGCGGGATAGTGGT is a window encoding:
- the LOC123690909 gene encoding uncharacterized protein LOC123690909 translates to MTINAGVPQGSVLSATLFLLHINDLLKPNMFGYADDTTVVERYLSNAQASQIITKSERQAMVTRMNSALQDVASWGDANLVEFNAKKTQACFFTAKRTSLHLTPYFCGVPISLNNSLDLLGVSISANLNFGQFIESKAQVAAKKLGILAKVRHYFTPEQLHELYQAQVRSCVEYSSHLWAGSAKTHLGALDSIERRACRIIADPSLIRSKLQSLDHRRQVACLSVFYKIHFGECAYELHHLIPPSPFFYRTSRRGMELHPFTVDIPHKRTQRYANSFFIRTAKEWNSLPSSVFPDHYNLQLFKSRVNRLLLGRRAPT